The following are encoded in a window of Sinomonas cyclohexanicum genomic DNA:
- a CDS encoding ABC transporter ATP-binding protein, producing MGQPRAAGPTAIAISSLTKRYGDKLALDGVRLEVAPGEVVAVLGPNGAGKTTLIELLLGMRTPTSGTVEVFGAGPSSRAVKSRVGAMLQDTDAPDGLTVREIVTLVSSYYPVGIPVAEALGRADLTDHARKKTSELSGGLRQRLSFAMAIVGDPDLMYLDEPTASLDVAARREFWAQVRGFAGLGKTILFSTHNLAEADEFAQRLVLLDNGRIILDSTPEAAKRLVAGRRVALTTDAPLDVLTTTEGVIHAEFDAGEQPPAGASPGTARAAVVRCNSPEALLRKLFTQGWEVAELTVTEASLEDAFLHLTAPAARPKTNDGGIP from the coding sequence ATGGGGCAACCCCGGGCGGCCGGTCCGACGGCCATCGCTATCTCATCACTCACCAAGCGATACGGTGACAAACTCGCCCTCGACGGCGTCCGCCTCGAGGTGGCGCCGGGAGAGGTCGTGGCGGTCCTCGGCCCGAATGGCGCGGGGAAGACCACGCTCATCGAGCTCCTGCTCGGCATGCGCACCCCCACCTCCGGCACGGTCGAGGTCTTCGGCGCCGGGCCGTCCTCGAGAGCAGTCAAGTCGCGCGTGGGAGCGATGCTGCAGGACACCGACGCGCCGGACGGCCTCACAGTCCGGGAGATCGTCACCCTCGTCTCGAGCTACTACCCGGTCGGCATCCCCGTCGCCGAGGCCCTCGGGCGTGCCGACCTCACAGACCACGCCCGCAAGAAGACCAGCGAGCTCTCGGGTGGGCTGCGCCAGAGGCTCTCCTTCGCGATGGCCATCGTGGGCGATCCCGACCTGATGTACCTCGACGAGCCGACGGCCTCCCTCGACGTCGCCGCGCGGCGCGAGTTCTGGGCGCAGGTCCGCGGATTCGCAGGCCTCGGCAAGACGATCCTGTTCTCCACCCACAACCTCGCGGAGGCCGACGAGTTCGCGCAGCGCCTCGTCCTCCTCGACAACGGGCGCATCATCCTCGACAGCACGCCCGAGGCCGCCAAGCGCCTCGTCGCCGGACGGCGCGTGGCCCTCACCACGGATGCCCCGCTCGATGTGCTGACCACGACCGAGGGCGTCATCCACGCGGAGTTCGACGCCGGCGAGCAGCCGCCCGCCGGCGCCTCACCAGGGACGGCGAGGGCCGCCGTCGTGCGGTGCAACAGCCCAGAAGCCCTCCTGCGGAAGCTGTTCACCCAAGGCTGGGAGGTCGCGGAGCTGACGGTTACCGAGGCGAGCCTCGAGGACGCCTTCCTGCACCTGACCGCACCCGCGGCCAGGCCGAAGACCAACGACGGAGGGATTCCGTGA
- the upp gene encoding uracil phosphoribosyltransferase: MRTLVVDHPLVAHKLTVLRDKNTPSPVFRQLTEELVTLLAYEATREVRTEPVTIETPVTVTTGTAFTKPTPLVVPILRAGLGMLEGMVKLVPTAEVGFLGMARDEETLDIVTYAERLPEDLTGRQVFVLDPMLATGGTLSEAITFLFRRGASDVTCICLLAAPEGLKRLEAGLGDANVKIVLASIDERLNEKAYIVPGLGDAGDRLYGLAK; the protein is encoded by the coding sequence ATGCGAACTCTCGTCGTGGACCACCCGCTCGTCGCGCACAAGCTCACCGTCCTGCGGGACAAGAACACCCCGAGCCCCGTCTTCAGGCAGCTGACCGAAGAGCTCGTGACGCTCCTGGCATACGAGGCCACCCGCGAGGTGCGCACCGAGCCGGTCACGATCGAGACCCCTGTGACGGTCACGACCGGCACCGCCTTCACGAAGCCGACCCCCCTCGTCGTGCCCATCCTGCGCGCCGGGCTCGGGATGCTCGAGGGCATGGTCAAGCTCGTTCCGACCGCCGAGGTCGGTTTCCTCGGCATGGCCCGCGACGAGGAGACCCTCGACATCGTCACGTATGCCGAGCGCCTCCCCGAGGACCTCACGGGCCGGCAGGTCTTCGTCCTCGACCCCATGCTCGCCACGGGTGGGACGTTGAGCGAGGCCATCACGTTCCTGTTCCGCCGCGGCGCGAGCGATGTCACGTGCATTTGCCTGCTGGCCGCTCCCGAGGGGCTCAAGCGGCTCGAGGCGGGCCTCGGCGACGCGAACGTCAAGATCGTCCTCGCCTCGATCGATGAGCGGCTCAATGAGAAGGCCTACATCGTCCCGGGCCTCGGGGACGCCGGCGACCGGCTGTACGGGCTCGCCAAGTAG
- a CDS encoding ABC transporter permease, with protein sequence MTALPERRLSPTARRGRGLAGALWAQSRAEVVKVLRTPEYLVGVVVLPAILFSMFGLAQSSQKLPSGTGVGVILFGSFACYGVVSQSLFSMGGDIAQERAKGWLRRLFATPMPMMAYFVGKLVLNIVFSVAIVLLISAVALVGGIRFELGPWAGASATAVAGSIAFATTGTAIAYWVRTRAATTIVNLVFLPLSFLSGYFMPLSALPKVFGDIAPWMPTHHLGMLVWTSLAPKEELGFLGVTADFSPLRSWAIVVGWSVVLAVVTALGYRRAARREQP encoded by the coding sequence GTGACTGCCCTTCCCGAACGCAGGCTGAGCCCGACCGCCCGCCGCGGTCGGGGCCTTGCCGGCGCGCTGTGGGCCCAGAGCCGGGCCGAGGTCGTCAAGGTGCTCCGGACGCCCGAGTACCTCGTCGGCGTCGTGGTCCTGCCGGCCATCCTGTTCTCGATGTTCGGCCTCGCCCAGTCGAGCCAGAAGCTGCCCTCGGGGACGGGGGTGGGCGTGATTCTCTTCGGCTCGTTCGCCTGCTACGGGGTGGTGAGCCAGTCGCTCTTCTCGATGGGCGGCGACATCGCGCAGGAACGCGCCAAGGGCTGGCTCCGCAGGCTCTTCGCGACGCCGATGCCGATGATGGCGTACTTCGTGGGCAAGCTCGTGCTCAACATCGTCTTCTCCGTGGCGATCGTCCTGCTCATCAGCGCCGTCGCCCTGGTGGGCGGGATCCGGTTCGAGCTCGGGCCGTGGGCCGGCGCATCGGCCACCGCCGTCGCGGGCTCGATCGCTTTCGCGACGACCGGGACCGCGATCGCCTACTGGGTGCGGACGCGTGCGGCCACGACGATCGTCAACCTCGTGTTCCTCCCGCTCTCCTTCCTCTCCGGATACTTCATGCCGCTGTCCGCGCTCCCGAAGGTGTTCGGCGACATCGCGCCGTGGATGCCCACTCACCATCTGGGCATGCTCGTCTGGACCTCGCTCGCGCCGAAGGAGGAGCTCGGCTTCCTCGGCGTCACCGCGGACTTCAGCCCGCTGCGGAGCTGGGCCATCGTCGTCGGGTGGTCCGTGGTCCTGGCGGTCGTCACGGCGCTCGGCTACCGGCGTGCGGCCCGCCGCGAGCAGCCCTGA
- a CDS encoding DNA-3-methyladenine glycosylase family protein encodes MDADTVVALGNTASKPVRLRANGGLEAAAMLASLAAHSVPGAERTDLAAGTHERLIHTAHGPVAASIRLDPAGAEATLHGPAAGGDEAVTALRVWLDLDTGVAEVRSALVGDPVLAPLLEARPALRVIGTTDAFQTAVTTVLGQQVSLAAGRTFAGRLVQAYGTSGPLGLMRFPGPAPLAGADPEELRAAVGLTASRARTVLAVARAFADRTGAADRGRLPLTRDELLALPGVGRWTADYLEVRTGHRDAFAPGDLVLRRSLGGITAKEAAVRAEGWSPYRAYALVHLWTASAYL; translated from the coding sequence GTGGACGCAGACACGGTGGTCGCGCTCGGCAACACGGCGTCGAAGCCCGTCCGTCTCCGCGCGAACGGCGGCCTCGAGGCCGCCGCGATGCTCGCGAGCCTCGCGGCGCACTCGGTCCCCGGCGCCGAGCGCACCGACCTCGCCGCGGGGACGCACGAGCGCCTCATCCACACGGCGCACGGACCGGTCGCGGCGTCGATCCGGCTCGACCCCGCCGGGGCGGAGGCGACGTTGCACGGCCCCGCGGCCGGCGGGGACGAGGCCGTGACGGCCCTCCGCGTCTGGCTCGACCTCGACACGGGTGTCGCCGAGGTCCGGTCGGCGCTAGTCGGCGACCCCGTTCTGGCCCCGCTCCTCGAGGCACGTCCGGCGCTGCGTGTCATCGGCACCACCGACGCGTTCCAGACGGCCGTCACCACCGTGCTGGGCCAACAGGTCTCTCTCGCGGCCGGAAGGACTTTCGCGGGCCGGCTGGTCCAGGCGTACGGCACATCCGGTCCGCTGGGTCTGATGCGGTTCCCCGGCCCGGCGCCCCTTGCCGGGGCCGACCCCGAGGAGCTGCGGGCCGCCGTCGGGCTCACGGCCTCCCGGGCGAGGACCGTCCTTGCCGTGGCCCGCGCCTTCGCGGACCGCACGGGCGCGGCCGACCGCGGACGGCTCCCGCTCACCCGGGACGAGCTGCTGGCATTGCCGGGGGTCGGCCGGTGGACCGCCGACTACCTCGAGGTGCGCACGGGGCACCGTGATGCCTTTGCCCCCGGGGACCTCGTCCTGCGGCGATCGCTCGGCGGCATCACCGCCAAGGAAGCCGCAGTGCGGGCCGAAGGTTGGAGCCCCTACCGTGCCTACGCGCTCGTGCACCTGTGGACCGCGTCCGCCTACCTGTGA
- a CDS encoding glyoxalase superfamily protein produces the protein MDWKLELAFIPVSDVDRSIDFYVNKVGFHLDYDQRVNENLRFVQITPPGSACSIAFGEGLAPVPPGTSALQIVVADIHKAHDELASRGVEVSDVEVLDWGHFVSFADPDGNRWAIQYLPNRPNG, from the coding sequence ATGGACTGGAAACTGGAACTCGCCTTCATCCCCGTCAGCGACGTCGACCGCTCGATCGACTTCTACGTGAACAAGGTGGGCTTCCACCTCGACTACGACCAGCGCGTCAACGAGAACCTGCGGTTCGTCCAGATCACCCCGCCCGGCTCGGCGTGCTCGATTGCGTTCGGTGAGGGCCTCGCGCCCGTCCCGCCGGGCACGTCGGCGCTCCAGATTGTCGTGGCGGACATCCACAAGGCGCACGACGAGCTCGCGTCCCGCGGCGTCGAGGTGAGCGACGTCGAGGTCCTCGATTGGGGACACTTCGTCAGCTTCGCCGATCCGGACGGCAACCGCTGGGCCATCCAGTACCTCCCGAACCGGCCCAACGGGTAG
- a CDS encoding alpha-ketoglutarate-dependent dioxygenase AlkB family protein gives MTAALFGDDLLERPRRALAPGAVHVPGWLSVAQQAWIAARFREWSAGPVPLRAASVRGHEMSVKTVCLGWHWQPYRYSREAADVNGARVLPFPEWLVRVGRLALAEAYGPGRAAYAYTPDTALVNYYDGAARMGMHQDKDEVSREPVVSLSIGDSCLFRFGNTETRAKPYEDLTLASGDLFVFGGPSRLAFHGVMKTYPGTAPDGCGIGSGRINLTLRVTGLD, from the coding sequence GTGACAGCGGCCCTCTTCGGCGACGATCTCCTGGAGCGGCCGCGTCGGGCGCTCGCGCCGGGCGCGGTTCACGTGCCGGGGTGGCTGAGTGTGGCCCAGCAGGCCTGGATCGCTGCGCGCTTTCGCGAATGGTCCGCCGGGCCGGTCCCGCTCCGGGCGGCGAGCGTTCGTGGGCACGAGATGTCGGTGAAGACGGTGTGCCTCGGCTGGCACTGGCAGCCGTACCGTTACAGCCGCGAGGCCGCTGACGTGAACGGCGCCCGGGTGCTCCCGTTCCCCGAGTGGCTCGTGCGCGTGGGACGCCTCGCCCTCGCCGAGGCCTACGGGCCAGGCCGCGCGGCCTATGCCTACACGCCGGACACGGCTTTGGTGAACTACTACGACGGCGCGGCACGGATGGGCATGCACCAGGACAAAGACGAGGTCTCCCGGGAGCCCGTCGTGTCGCTCTCGATCGGCGACAGCTGCCTGTTCCGGTTCGGCAACACCGAGACCCGTGCCAAGCCGTACGAGGACCTCACGCTGGCCTCGGGAGACCTATTCGTGTTCGGCGGCCCGTCGCGGCTCGCGTTCCACGGCGTCATGAAGACCTATCCCGGGACCGCCCCCGACGGGTGCGGGATCGGATCCGGGAGGATCAACCTCACCCTCCGCGTCACCGGACTGGACTGA
- a CDS encoding methylated-DNA--[protein]-cysteine S-methyltransferase yields the protein MSTADQVGSPQGTGPVDLVFPPHLTVIEPGVLERLRSSLAIEAGREGLLDVAYRVIDSPVGRLLIAATERGLVRVAFEREGHETVLQSLADKLSPRILEAPSRLESAAREIAEYFEGVRTEFDLPLDLRLSSGFRRTVLAHLGEIPFGVTESYTEVARAVGNPKAVRAVGTACATNPLPVVVPCHRVLRSDGSLGGYIGGLETKTALLALEAAA from the coding sequence ATGAGCACCGCTGACCAGGTCGGGTCTCCGCAGGGCACCGGGCCCGTGGACCTCGTCTTCCCGCCCCACCTGACCGTGATCGAGCCGGGAGTGCTCGAACGGCTCCGGAGTTCCCTCGCCATCGAGGCGGGGCGGGAGGGCCTGCTCGACGTCGCCTACCGGGTGATCGACTCGCCTGTGGGCCGACTGCTGATCGCCGCTACAGAACGCGGGCTCGTCCGCGTGGCCTTCGAAAGGGAGGGCCACGAGACGGTGCTTCAGTCGCTGGCCGACAAGCTCAGCCCGCGCATCCTCGAGGCGCCCTCCCGTCTGGAGTCCGCCGCGAGGGAGATCGCAGAGTATTTCGAGGGGGTCCGCACAGAGTTCGACCTCCCGCTCGACCTGCGCCTGTCCTCCGGATTCCGCCGCACCGTCCTCGCACACCTGGGCGAGATCCCCTTCGGTGTCACGGAGAGCTACACGGAAGTCGCCAGGGCAGTCGGGAACCCGAAGGCCGTGCGCGCCGTCGGGACCGCCTGCGCCACGAACCCGCTGCCCGTCGTGGTGCCGTGCCACCGCGTCCTCCGGTCCGATGGCAGCCTCGGCGGGTACATCGGCGGGCTCGAGACCAAGACCGCGCTCCTCGCGCTCGAGGCGGCGGCGTGA
- the tadA gene encoding tRNA adenosine(34) deaminase TadA, whose product MPAPGPHGPLDQERLHEDWMRLALREARAAEATGDVPIGAVVIGSGGEVLAVGRNEREALGDPTAHAEVQAIRAAAGVLARDGAGDGWRLADCTLVVTLEPCAMCAGAIVLARIPRVVFGAWDEKAGAAGSVFDILRERRLNHWVEVYPGVLEDECGSLLRAFFAQHR is encoded by the coding sequence ATGCCAGCCCCCGGACCCCACGGACCGCTCGATCAGGAGCGCCTGCACGAGGACTGGATGCGGCTCGCCCTGCGCGAGGCGCGCGCGGCCGAGGCCACCGGGGACGTGCCGATCGGCGCTGTCGTGATCGGGTCGGGCGGGGAGGTGCTCGCCGTCGGGCGCAACGAGCGCGAGGCGCTCGGCGACCCGACGGCCCATGCCGAGGTCCAGGCGATCCGCGCCGCAGCTGGCGTCCTCGCGCGCGACGGCGCGGGCGACGGCTGGCGGCTGGCCGACTGCACGCTCGTGGTCACCTTGGAGCCGTGCGCGATGTGCGCCGGAGCGATCGTCCTCGCGCGGATCCCCCGCGTCGTGTTCGGCGCGTGGGACGAGAAGGCCGGCGCCGCGGGCAGCGTGTTCGACATCCTGCGAGAACGGCGGCTCAACCACTGGGTCGAGGTGTACCCGGGCGTGCTCGAGGACGAGTGCGGGTCCCTCCTGCGGGCGTTCTTCGCCCAACACCGCTGA
- a CDS encoding RNA polymerase sigma factor, with protein sequence MQTTENAGSVIAADDHGSPAALFTAAYRAYSGPVQGYLRARGVDDPDAATHDVFLTLYTRMVPSGREEPPRVTGGLEGAKALAFTIAHGRAVDHHRRRARTPYLVPHEAETDPRRAPTTPEDAVLAGSGALALLDELPEDYREVLLLRIVADLSIEQTATVMGRTAGAVKQLQRRALKELRNHVSTKELSTP encoded by the coding sequence TTGCAGACCACAGAGAACGCCGGATCCGTGATCGCCGCTGATGATCACGGAAGCCCGGCCGCGCTCTTCACGGCGGCGTACCGCGCATACTCTGGCCCCGTGCAGGGTTACCTCCGGGCGCGGGGCGTCGATGACCCCGACGCCGCAACGCATGATGTCTTCCTGACCCTGTACACGCGCATGGTCCCGTCCGGCCGGGAGGAGCCACCAAGGGTCACCGGTGGCCTCGAGGGCGCCAAGGCCCTCGCCTTCACGATCGCCCACGGCCGCGCCGTCGACCACCACCGCCGCCGGGCGAGGACTCCCTACCTCGTCCCGCACGAGGCCGAGACCGACCCGCGCCGCGCCCCTACGACTCCCGAAGATGCCGTGCTGGCGGGAAGCGGTGCCCTTGCACTCCTGGACGAGCTCCCCGAGGACTACCGGGAGGTCCTGCTGCTGCGCATCGTCGCAGACCTCTCGATCGAACAGACTGCCACGGTCATGGGGCGGACCGCGGGGGCGGTCAAGCAGCTCCAGCGCCGAGCCCTGAAGGAACTCCGAAACCACGTGTCCACGAAAGAACTGAGCACGCCATGA
- a CDS encoding DNA-3-methyladenine glycosylase I: MSEAALITGEDGLARPSWASADTLMREYYDTEWGMPVRDEHGLYERISLEGFQAGLSWATILRKRPAFRAAFADFDPEAVALFTEEDVERLMLDAGIVRNRAKINAAITNARATLALREEGGLVEFVWSFQPAETPAPLTYSEIPSSSPESIALSKALRKKGFAFVGPTTMYALMEAIGIIDTHLVGSHRRGSSGVWT, from the coding sequence ATGAGCGAGGCAGCACTCATCACGGGCGAGGACGGGCTCGCGAGGCCGTCCTGGGCCAGCGCGGATACCCTCATGCGCGAGTACTACGACACCGAGTGGGGCATGCCGGTGCGGGACGAGCATGGCCTCTACGAGCGCATCTCCCTCGAGGGGTTCCAGGCTGGGCTGTCCTGGGCCACGATCCTGCGCAAGCGGCCGGCATTCCGCGCGGCCTTCGCGGACTTCGACCCCGAGGCCGTGGCCCTGTTCACCGAGGAGGACGTCGAGCGGCTCATGCTGGACGCCGGGATCGTGCGCAACCGGGCCAAGATCAACGCGGCCATCACGAATGCCCGGGCGACGCTCGCCCTGCGGGAGGAGGGCGGCCTCGTGGAGTTCGTCTGGTCGTTCCAGCCGGCCGAGACGCCCGCACCCCTGACGTACTCGGAGATCCCCTCGTCCTCCCCGGAGTCGATTGCCCTGTCCAAGGCCCTGCGGAAAAAAGGGTTCGCGTTCGTCGGCCCGACCACGATGTACGCCCTCATGGAGGCCATCGGGATCATCGACACCCACCTCGTCGGCAGCCATCGGCGCGGAAGCTCGGGCGTGTGGACCTAG
- a CDS encoding phosphatase PAP2 family protein, which yields MRHWRPLVLIPAAAVGSLLVTLFGKQLTGRARPPLALAVPPYEHTPSFPSGHTLNATVLAGIIAYLVCLKVRHTWARVATITVAAAYAFAIGLSRVFLGHHWLTDVVAAWFLGLAWLTIVIVAHRVFHLVRLSRAAAPTAAGAHDGAPGPPPSSSSSGGAPPG from the coding sequence ATGCGGCACTGGCGCCCGCTCGTCCTCATTCCCGCAGCCGCCGTCGGCTCCCTCCTCGTGACCCTCTTCGGCAAGCAGCTCACTGGCCGGGCCCGCCCGCCGCTGGCCCTGGCCGTCCCGCCGTACGAGCACACGCCCTCGTTCCCCAGCGGCCACACCCTCAACGCCACGGTCCTCGCGGGTATCATCGCCTACCTCGTCTGCCTCAAGGTGCGCCACACGTGGGCCCGCGTGGCCACGATCACGGTCGCCGCGGCCTACGCGTTCGCCATCGGCCTCTCGCGCGTGTTCCTCGGCCACCACTGGCTCACGGACGTCGTGGCCGCCTGGTTCCTCGGGCTCGCGTGGCTGACGATCGTGATCGTCGCCCATCGGGTCTTCCACCTCGTGCGGCTCTCACGTGCTGCGGCGCCCACCGCCGCCGGTGCGCACGACGGCGCCCCCGGCCCGCCGCCGTCGTCCTCCTCCAGCGGTGGCGCGCCGCCGGGGTGA
- a CDS encoding RNA polymerase sigma factor — MDTKQPFEMLVELHGATVLRVCRAVVGPLDADDVWQETFISALRAYTELPADANVEAWLVRIAHRRSLDSVRAAGRRAVPIESVPEGASPLGNPGPPGDGVWAHVAQLPDKQRRVIAYRYLGDLPFGEIADIVGGTPAAARRSAADGLKKLRTLISEDQHEGSIHEHR; from the coding sequence ATGGACACGAAACAGCCCTTCGAAATGCTCGTCGAGCTCCACGGAGCCACGGTGCTACGGGTGTGCCGCGCCGTCGTAGGCCCGCTGGATGCCGACGACGTCTGGCAGGAGACCTTCATCTCCGCGCTGCGGGCGTACACCGAGCTCCCGGCGGATGCCAACGTCGAGGCGTGGCTCGTCCGGATCGCCCACCGACGGTCGCTGGACTCCGTTCGCGCCGCCGGCCGGCGCGCCGTGCCCATCGAGTCTGTGCCGGAGGGCGCCTCCCCGCTCGGGAACCCCGGCCCGCCCGGCGACGGGGTCTGGGCCCACGTGGCCCAGCTCCCGGACAAGCAGCGGCGGGTGATCGCCTACCGCTATCTGGGCGACCTCCCGTTCGGGGAGATCGCCGACATCGTCGGCGGGACCCCCGCCGCCGCGCGCCGCTCGGCCGCGGACGGGCTCAAGAAGCTCCGCACCCTCATCTCGGAAGACCAGCACGAAGGAAGCATCCATGAGCACCGCTGA
- a CDS encoding Dyp-type peroxidase yields the protein MTRAGQDLDRARHTRRQFLIGGAAAGAGAAAALGATRVLDAPAPASAVDPVLNGAQTIPFYGDHQAGIATPAQAHSRLVALDLRDGVDRDGLRRLMRLLSDDAGRLAAGSPALADTEPELASVPARLTVTFGFGPGFVARAGGSAPEWLRPLPTFAVDRLRPEFSDGDLLLQVAADDPVTVAHATRMLLKDARSFAAVRWMQRGFRWAHGSTAAGTTMRNLFGQVDGTSNPVPGSEEFDRVVWAGTGWLAGGTGLVARRIHMDLEGWDQLDPVAKEASVGRKLSNGAPLTGTEEHDQPDFAATTPLGFPRIAEFSHVRRARGEAPGSPAERIFRRGYNYDDEPTGGEISNSGLIFVSYQADIDRQFVPIQRRLDELDLLNRWTTPVGSAVFAVPPGCWERGFIGETLLG from the coding sequence ATGACGAGGGCCGGCCAGGACCTTGACCGCGCGCGGCACACCCGGCGTCAGTTCCTCATCGGAGGGGCTGCCGCCGGGGCCGGCGCCGCCGCGGCGCTCGGCGCGACGCGGGTGTTGGACGCTCCGGCGCCTGCCTCCGCGGTCGATCCCGTCCTGAATGGTGCGCAGACCATCCCGTTCTACGGCGACCATCAGGCGGGCATCGCGACCCCCGCCCAGGCCCACTCGAGGCTTGTGGCGCTGGATCTTCGCGACGGCGTGGACCGGGACGGCCTCCGCCGCCTGATGCGGCTCCTCAGCGACGACGCCGGCCGCCTCGCCGCCGGCAGCCCCGCCCTCGCGGACACGGAGCCCGAGCTCGCCTCGGTTCCCGCGAGGCTGACCGTGACGTTCGGGTTCGGCCCCGGGTTCGTGGCCCGCGCGGGAGGGAGCGCCCCCGAGTGGCTCAGGCCGCTGCCCACCTTCGCGGTCGACCGGCTCCGGCCTGAGTTCAGCGATGGAGACCTGCTGCTGCAGGTTGCCGCAGACGATCCGGTCACCGTGGCCCATGCGACCCGCATGCTCCTCAAGGACGCCCGCTCATTTGCGGCAGTGCGCTGGATGCAGCGCGGATTCCGGTGGGCCCATGGGTCCACCGCTGCGGGGACGACCATGAGGAATCTGTTCGGGCAGGTCGACGGCACGTCCAACCCGGTTCCCGGAAGCGAGGAGTTCGACCGTGTGGTGTGGGCGGGGACGGGGTGGCTTGCCGGGGGGACGGGCCTTGTGGCGCGGCGCATCCACATGGACCTCGAGGGCTGGGACCAGCTCGATCCGGTGGCGAAGGAGGCGTCGGTGGGCCGGAAGCTCTCGAACGGCGCGCCCCTGACTGGCACCGAGGAGCACGATCAGCCCGACTTCGCCGCCACTACCCCGCTCGGGTTCCCGCGGATCGCGGAATTCTCCCACGTCCGGCGAGCGCGAGGAGAGGCCCCCGGAAGCCCGGCGGAGCGGATCTTCCGCCGCGGGTACAACTACGACGACGAGCCCACCGGTGGCGAGATCTCGAATTCCGGGCTCATCTTCGTCTCGTATCAAGCGGATATCGACCGCCAGTTCGTGCCGATCCAGCGGCGGCTGGACGAGCTCGACCTCCTGAACCGGTGGACGACGCCGGTCGGCTCGGCCGTGTTCGCGGTCCCGCCCGGCTGCTGGGAACGCGGATTCATCGGCGAGACCTTGTTGGGCTGA